Proteins encoded together in one Schumannella luteola window:
- a CDS encoding adenylyltransferase/cytidyltransferase family protein, whose protein sequence is MRVGYAAGGFDLFHVGHLNILKHARSQCDRLIAGVVSDEKLLQTKGITPVIPLAERLEIVSSMRYVDEAVVEDGSKLDMWHDLRFDLFFKGDDWRGTEKGRQVEAEMGAVGVEVVYFPYTMSTSSTSLRRALDDIALLARGSRPQDAGDPEHLTPQGAVS, encoded by the coding sequence ATGCGAGTCGGCTACGCAGCCGGGGGCTTCGACCTCTTCCACGTCGGGCACCTCAACATCCTCAAGCACGCCCGCAGCCAGTGCGACCGGCTCATCGCCGGGGTCGTCAGCGACGAGAAGCTTCTGCAGACCAAGGGCATCACCCCGGTCATCCCCCTCGCCGAGCGGCTCGAGATCGTCAGCAGCATGCGCTACGTCGACGAGGCCGTCGTCGAAGACGGCAGCAAGCTCGACATGTGGCACGACCTGCGCTTCGACCTGTTCTTCAAGGGCGACGACTGGCGCGGCACCGAGAAGGGGCGCCAGGTCGAGGCCGAGATGGGCGCCGTCGGCGTCGAGGTCGTCTACTTCCCCTACACGATGTCGACCTCGAGCACCTCGCTGCGGCGGGCGCTCGACGACATCGCCCTCCTCGCCCGCGGTAGCCGACCCCAGGACGCCGGCGATCCGGAGCACCTCACCCCCCAGGGCGCGGTCTCATGA
- a CDS encoding sugar transferase, which translates to MTAHDPTASGVGVTGVAGPSSSLLSSVASRLTSPLASDPDWVRRLRRRISITDTLIVTSAVITGSWASRIAEPGRPAATQYVEWSLLVLIAVGWLGLLSLAHTRDSRTVGVGTAEYRRVVTASVGSFAAYATLLALVDHGDTLPVGVGVFAGGTTALLIGRWAWRTWLGGQRAAGRYLSTAIVVGPRREAEHVIAQIESRRSAGYRVIGAAIPRAKRRHLEVAGERITLVADLETVADAAARLGVDAVIVAGIPTGDRKYIRQLSWDLEGTVTELVLASALTDVAGPRIHVSPVEGLPLMHVDLPQFRGARHVLKRALDIVLAGGGVIALAPLLGIIALAVRLDSPGPVLFRQERVGLGGTRFPMLKFRSMVVDAETRLAALQQTSDGNGVLFKMRADPRVTRIGRILRRCSLDELPQLFDILAGHMSLVGPRPPLPAEVEGYETHVQRRLFIKPGLTGMWQVNGRSDLDWDESVRLDLYYVENWSITGDLLILWRTVKVVVRGTGAY; encoded by the coding sequence ATGACCGCGCACGACCCCACCGCCTCGGGCGTCGGCGTCACCGGCGTCGCTGGCCCCTCCTCATCCCTTCTTTCGAGCGTCGCGTCACGGCTGACGTCGCCGCTCGCGAGCGACCCGGACTGGGTGCGTCGGCTGCGGCGCCGCATCTCGATCACGGACACGCTCATCGTGACCTCGGCGGTGATCACCGGCTCTTGGGCGAGCCGCATCGCTGAGCCGGGCCGGCCGGCAGCGACCCAGTACGTGGAGTGGAGCCTCCTCGTGCTGATCGCCGTCGGCTGGCTCGGATTGCTCTCCCTGGCGCACACCCGCGACAGCCGCACGGTCGGCGTCGGCACCGCCGAGTACCGCCGCGTGGTCACCGCGAGCGTCGGATCGTTCGCCGCCTACGCGACGCTGCTCGCGCTGGTCGACCACGGCGACACCCTCCCGGTCGGCGTCGGCGTCTTCGCCGGCGGCACGACCGCGCTGCTCATCGGACGGTGGGCGTGGCGCACCTGGCTCGGCGGGCAGCGCGCCGCCGGGCGCTACCTCTCGACGGCGATCGTCGTCGGCCCGCGACGCGAGGCCGAGCACGTGATCGCCCAGATCGAGAGCCGCCGCAGTGCGGGCTATCGCGTGATCGGCGCGGCCATCCCCCGGGCCAAGCGCCGACACCTCGAGGTGGCGGGCGAGCGCATCACCCTCGTCGCCGACCTCGAGACGGTAGCCGATGCCGCGGCCCGCCTCGGTGTGGATGCCGTCATCGTCGCCGGCATCCCCACCGGGGATCGGAAGTACATCCGCCAGCTCAGCTGGGACCTCGAAGGCACCGTCACCGAGCTCGTGCTCGCGTCGGCGCTGACCGACGTCGCCGGCCCGCGCATCCACGTCAGCCCGGTCGAGGGACTCCCCCTCATGCACGTCGACCTGCCGCAGTTCCGCGGTGCGCGGCACGTGCTCAAGCGCGCGCTCGACATCGTGCTCGCCGGCGGCGGCGTGATCGCGCTCGCGCCGCTGCTCGGCATCATCGCGCTCGCGGTGCGCCTCGACAGTCCCGGCCCCGTGCTGTTCCGGCAGGAGCGCGTCGGGCTCGGCGGAACCCGCTTCCCGATGCTGAAGTTCCGGTCGATGGTCGTGGATGCCGAGACGCGCCTCGCCGCACTGCAGCAGACCTCCGACGGCAACGGCGTGCTGTTCAAGATGCGCGCCGACCCGCGGGTGACGCGCATCGGCCGCATCCTGCGCCGCTGCTCGCTCGACGAACTGCCGCAGCTGTTCGACATCCTCGCCGGCCACATGAGCCTCGTCGGTCCTCGACCGCCGCTGCCGGCCGAGGTCGAGGGCTACGAGACGCACGTGCAGCGCCGCCTCTTCATCAAGCCGGGACTGACCGGGATGTGGCAGGTCAACGGCCGCTCCGATCTCGACTGGGACGAGAGCGTGCGCCTCGACCTGTACTACGTCGAGAACTGGTCGATCACGGGCGACCTGCTCATCCTCTGGCGCACCGTCAAGGTCGTCGTGCGCGGAACGGGGGCTTACTGA